In the Necator americanus strain Aroian chromosome X, whole genome shotgun sequence genome, GTTTCTCCAATCTAGGCTACGGAAGACGGTTTCCAAAACGGCAGTGAAGAGGGAGGGAGAGATTGGGTCTCCCTGTCGAACACCCCGTCTAGCGTTGATAGGAACTTGATTACCACATATTTCAAATGTTACAGAAGCAGATGTGTAGATGTTCGAAAGAAGACGAATTATCTTTGGATGAACTCCTTGTCGATGTAGTGACGTCCATATCATATTATGTTCCACAGAATCAAACGCTTTCGAGTAATCAACGAAAGCTATGTACAGCGGAAAATTGTACTCAAGGCTTTTCTCTACCAATTGGTTAATGACGTGAATGTGATCTAAAGTGGAAAAGTTGCGTCGAAAGCCAGCCTGTTCGATGGGTTGGTTGATTTCTAGGGAAGCCATCATTCTTTGTAAAATGATCGAACTAAATACCTTATATATGACGGACAACAGTGCAATAGGACGGTAGTTGTTGATATCAAGTTGTTCCCCTTTTTTAAACAGCAACAGTATTGAAGAACCGGAAAGCGTAATCGGAAGCTTTTCTCTCTCAAGACAATCATTAAAAAGTTTGATCAAGGAATCTTTGACCACATCATATCCCGTTATCAGTGATTCGGCAGTGATCAAATCTGGTCCTGGCGCTTTTCctagttcattttcttcaccgCACGGCTTACTTCATCTGCTAGGATTGGTGGCACATCGTCAAGTTGATACCATGGAATTGatgcaggtaatttttttgaggagaatAACTGGCTGTAGAATTCTTAGACTGCTTTGGCGACTTCAGCAGGAGATCCCGCGACTGAGCCGTCTTCTTTCCTCAGTTGTGTCAATGTTCTTGTGAAGATTTGGTTCGCCTGTAGAGCTCTTCGAAGGCTAACACTTCTAGAGATTGCTTGATGTAATCGCATCAGATGTTTCTGCTCGATGTCTGTTTTCAAAGAGAGCCGCAGTGCTTTGCTGACAATTGAAAATTCCACAGCGTTTTTAGCAGACTGTTGATGTAAAAGTCGATGTCGAATTTCATACAGTTTTCTTGTCGTATCGGAAATGTGGGTCTCTTTTGTCCTGGATGTAGCAACAGTAGCGGCTATTTTTATTGTAGCTTTCAGTTGCTCATAATTACTTAGATCGGCGGCAGTTGCGAGTTGTTTTAAAGTAGAACGGAAAATTGATCTATTCAAAACTGTCTTACACTTGCAGTTATTTCGAAAGTAATGGAATTGAGACGGCAGACGAATTTTTGCCATGACGAGCCGATGATCACTATCGATGTGGAACCGACCGATGATGTCCACGTCAAGGAAAATGGAGGGGTTCGTTGAtaaaacaaaatcgatggcatttcttgttttcatattAGGAGATATCCATGTCCATTTTCTGGTAAGCCTTTTTGGGAAGCGGTTATTCATCAGATAAAGCTCATTTTCCGAACAGaaactagccaatgtgtttcCTCTTCGGTTGCGCGTTCCTAGACCATATGGCCCTATAAAGTTCTCTCCCAATTCTCCACATCCGACTTTAGCATTGAAATCTCCAACGACAACTTTGTATGTGGAATATCTAATTTGTGGAGGACTTTGGAAGCGTGATAGCAGTGCTTCAGAAacaatttgaaggaaatcgGCGTATTCGTTGTCGGCATAGTCAATCGTTGGTGCGTACACTTGAATTACACGAAAGCGGCTGGTTTTTGTGAGAATGTCGATGTATGAGACTCTGTCACAAAGAGggtgaaaaaaacagcaattaaTACATTTCTTATTGACCAGAAACCCTGTTGagtcggaaaagaaaatcatatgACCACTTAGCTGTAATTTTAAAACTTCGTATCTTCTTCTTTGTGTACTGCATAATCCGATTATATCGAAAGGTACCTCCATTGTGGCCTCTTCCAACGCGGCAATTCTTGTCCTGGAGCTCAGGGTGCGGCAGTTAATAGTACCAATCCGGAGATTCAGCATGATGGACTAGTATTCGAGCATCAGGTTGTCCAGGCGACTGATGCGAAGATACGTGAGGGAATGCAGTAGCTACCGACCGCTAACGGTGGTGTTAGTAGTCAacttcatatatatatatatatatatatatatatatatatatatatatatatat is a window encoding:
- a CDS encoding hypothetical protein (NECATOR_CHRX.G23679.T1), which produces MGFDADCGGEELPDEVTGFCENRQDGRQMVYAPTIDYADNEYADFLQIVSEALLSRFQSPPQIRYSTYKVVVGDFNAKVGCGELGENFIGPYGLGTRNRRGNTLASFCSENELYLMNNRFPKRLTRKWTWISPNMKTRNAIDFVLSTNPSIFLDVDIIGRFHIDSDHRLVMAKIRLPSQFHYFRNNCKCKTVLNRSIFRSTLKQLATAADLSNYEQLKATIKIAATVATSRTKETHISDTTRKLYEIRHRLLHQQSAKNAVEFSIVSKALRLSLKTDIEQKHLMRLHQAISRSVSLRRALQANQIFTRTLTQLRKEDGSVAGSPAEVAKAV
- a CDS encoding hypothetical protein (NECATOR_CHRX.G23677.T2) → MLNLRIGTINCRTLSSRTRIAALEEATMEVPFDIIGLCSTQRRRYEVLKLQLSGHMIFFSDSTGFLVNKKCINCCFFHPLCDRVSYIDILTKTSRFRVIQVYAPTIDYADNEYADFLQIVSEALLSRFQSPPQIRYSTYKVVVGDFNAKVGCGELGENFIGPYGLGTRNRRGNTLASFCSENELYLMNNRFPKRLTRKWTWISPNMKTRNAIDFVLSTNPSIFLDVDIIGRFHIDSDHRLVMAKIRLPSQFHYFRNNCKCKTVLNRSIFRSTLKQLATAADLSNYEQLKATIKIAATVATSRTKETHISDTTRKLYEIRHRLLHQQSAKNAVEFSIVSKALRLSLKTDIEQKHLMRLHQAISRSVSLRRALQANQIFTRTLTQLRKEDGSVAGSPAEVAKAV